From the Paraburkholderia sp. PREW-6R genome, one window contains:
- a CDS encoding HlyD family secretion protein → MTIRNLVGFVATAVIFIVAILIGRVLWVHYMDEPWTRDGRVRAEIVNVAPDVSGAVVDLPVKDNQLVKKGDLLMQIDPSHYEIAVEQAQAAVAARKAELQMKRDDAQRRADMDALVVSKESRENATHTASAAEASYQQALAALDAAKLNLARTRVVSPVDGYVTNLSVFRGDYATAGSAKLAIVDSHSFWVYGYFEETKLPHVRVGDKAQVRLMSGGTLQGHVESISRGIYDRDNPESRELLADVNPTFNWVRLAQRVPVRVAIDAVPAGVVLAAGITCTVVVLPG, encoded by the coding sequence ATGACTATCCGAAATCTTGTGGGCTTCGTCGCGACAGCCGTTATTTTCATCGTCGCCATTTTGATTGGACGCGTGCTGTGGGTTCATTACATGGATGAACCGTGGACTCGCGATGGGCGCGTGCGTGCCGAGATCGTGAATGTCGCGCCGGACGTATCGGGCGCGGTGGTCGATCTGCCGGTGAAAGACAATCAGTTGGTGAAGAAGGGCGACCTGTTGATGCAGATCGATCCGTCGCACTATGAGATTGCGGTCGAGCAGGCGCAGGCTGCGGTTGCCGCGCGCAAGGCCGAGTTGCAGATGAAGCGTGACGATGCGCAACGTCGGGCGGACATGGATGCTCTGGTCGTGTCCAAGGAGAGCCGTGAGAACGCGACCCATACGGCGTCGGCCGCGGAGGCGTCCTATCAGCAGGCGCTCGCCGCGCTCGACGCCGCCAAGCTGAACCTGGCGCGCACGCGGGTCGTCTCGCCGGTGGATGGCTACGTGACGAATCTGAGCGTGTTTCGCGGTGATTACGCGACGGCTGGGTCGGCCAAGCTGGCGATTGTCGATAGCCACTCGTTCTGGGTTTATGGGTACTTCGAGGAAACCAAGTTGCCGCATGTTCGCGTTGGCGATAAGGCTCAGGTGCGGCTGATGAGTGGTGGCACCTTGCAGGGGCATGTCGAGAGTATTTCCCGGGGGATTTACGATCGGGATAATCCCGAGAGCCGGGAGTTGCTGGCTGATGTGAATCCTACTTTTAACTGGGTGAGGTTGGCGCAGCGGGTGCCTGTGAGAGTGGCTATCGATGCGGTGCCGGCTGGGGTTGTTCTGGCGGCGGGGATTACTTGTACTGTTGTGGTGTTGCCTGGTTAA
- a CDS encoding DUF2069 domain-containing protein encodes MNGASSATVMPVQRKPVAAFGATAALLALIVICVAWEWWLAPLRPGGSLLVLKAVPLLLAVPGVWRHRLYTLQWASMLILLYFTEGIVRGWSDRGLSARLGWLETALAVVFFVCALAYVAPFKRAAKEAAKLAEKSDERSTGPAAGRNAETR; translated from the coding sequence ATGAACGGGGCATCGTCGGCAACCGTCATGCCCGTGCAGCGCAAGCCGGTCGCTGCTTTTGGCGCAACCGCTGCGTTGCTCGCGCTGATCGTGATTTGCGTCGCGTGGGAATGGTGGCTCGCGCCGCTGCGTCCCGGTGGCTCCCTGCTGGTTCTGAAAGCGGTGCCGCTGCTGCTTGCTGTGCCCGGGGTGTGGCGACATCGGCTGTACACGCTGCAATGGGCGTCGATGCTGATCCTGCTGTATTTCACCGAGGGTATTGTGCGCGGCTGGAGCGATCGCGGCTTGAGCGCGCGATTGGGCTGGCTGGAAACGGCGCTTGCCGTCGTCTTTTTTGTTTGTGCGCTGGCGTATGTCGCGCCATTCAAGCGCGCCGCCAAAGAGGCTGCGAAGCTCGCTGAGAAAAGCGACGAACGAAGTACAGGACCAGCCGCTGGAAGAAACGCTGAAACCCGTTGA
- a CDS encoding FUSC family protein: MSAPSSSAARPASFGALWPAIAEWARSDGLTWIYLFKALAACFLALGVAMKLDLPQPRTAMTTVFIVMQPQSGMVFAKSFYRICGTLVGLVVMLALIGLFSQQPELFIITTAIWVGICTAGAARNRNFRSYGFVLAGYTAALIGIPASQHPDGAFLSALTRVAEVVVGIVCAGAVSALVFPQLTGLQMRSTVRARFSAFVEYVSASLAGRNDRAQIEATNARFVADIVGFEAARSVAVFEGPDSRMRGGRLARLNSEFMTASTRFHALHQLMNRLRGAPNRASMIAVDALEPYFKEIAPLLARSGEPVLSAADAAHAAAQLDAYKAELPGRVRATRADLQAHPDAPLLDFDTAAELLYRFIDDLHAYAATYASLAVDTHARERWIERYEPKTNAIAAGVSGVRAALVMMVLGAFWIATAWPSGSTLTLNAAAVCALASSSPNPKRTAFQMAAGTLAASVMGMIAVYGVFPHIDGFPLLCAALTPFLLLGVFMTTRPALAGYGVGYCIFFCFLAGPDNVIHYDPSGTINDAIALVLSMLVASIAFAVLLPPSTPWLRNRLLVDLRRQVVLASRAGRRRVRSRFESGARDLMFQINALAPTEPELKRDTLRWLFSVLEVGNAVIDLRMEIAALPADARYAKSTPWRVALRAVRDALIALFDKPRGDRLERALAATDDAIAAMQQMLAAVTPQRDERHRLQRILSQLHFIRTALLDPQSPLEPLMSGRADAPEGVHHAA, translated from the coding sequence ATGTCAGCTCCCTCCTCCTCTGCCGCGCGTCCCGCGTCGTTCGGTGCGCTTTGGCCGGCCATCGCCGAATGGGCGCGCAGCGACGGCCTCACGTGGATTTATCTCTTCAAGGCGCTCGCCGCGTGCTTCCTTGCGCTGGGCGTCGCGATGAAGCTCGACCTGCCGCAGCCGCGCACCGCCATGACCACGGTGTTCATCGTGATGCAGCCGCAAAGCGGCATGGTGTTCGCCAAAAGCTTTTACCGGATCTGCGGCACGCTGGTCGGGCTCGTCGTCATGCTTGCGCTGATCGGCCTGTTCTCGCAACAACCCGAGCTGTTCATCATCACGACGGCAATCTGGGTCGGTATCTGCACTGCCGGCGCTGCGCGCAATCGTAACTTTCGCTCCTATGGCTTCGTGCTGGCCGGCTACACGGCCGCGCTAATCGGCATCCCGGCGTCGCAGCATCCGGACGGCGCCTTTCTCAGCGCGCTCACTCGGGTCGCCGAAGTCGTGGTCGGTATCGTCTGCGCGGGAGCGGTAAGCGCCCTCGTGTTTCCGCAGTTGACCGGCTTGCAGATGCGCAGCACGGTGCGCGCGCGGTTCTCCGCGTTCGTCGAGTATGTGTCGGCGTCGCTGGCCGGCCGCAACGATCGCGCGCAGATCGAGGCGACCAACGCGCGCTTCGTCGCCGATATCGTCGGCTTCGAGGCGGCGCGCAGCGTGGCGGTGTTCGAGGGTCCCGATTCGCGGATGCGCGGCGGCCGCCTCGCACGTCTGAACAGCGAGTTCATGACCGCGTCGACGCGCTTTCATGCGCTGCATCAACTGATGAACCGGCTGCGCGGCGCCCCTAACCGCGCTTCGATGATCGCGGTCGACGCGCTCGAACCGTACTTCAAGGAAATCGCCCCGCTGCTCGCCCGGTCCGGCGAGCCGGTGTTAAGCGCTGCCGACGCCGCGCACGCCGCCGCGCAGCTTGACGCCTACAAGGCCGAACTGCCCGGCCGCGTGCGTGCGACCCGCGCGGACCTGCAAGCGCATCCGGACGCGCCGCTACTCGACTTCGACACCGCCGCTGAACTGCTGTATCGCTTCATCGACGATCTGCACGCTTATGCGGCGACCTATGCGTCGCTCGCCGTCGACACGCACGCGCGCGAGCGCTGGATCGAGCGCTACGAGCCGAAGACGAACGCGATTGCCGCGGGCGTGTCCGGCGTGCGCGCGGCGCTCGTCATGATGGTGCTGGGCGCTTTCTGGATCGCGACGGCCTGGCCGAGCGGCTCCACGTTGACGCTGAACGCGGCGGCGGTGTGCGCGCTGGCGTCGTCGTCGCCGAATCCGAAGCGCACGGCGTTCCAGATGGCGGCGGGCACACTGGCCGCGTCGGTCATGGGCATGATCGCGGTGTACGGGGTGTTTCCGCATATCGACGGCTTTCCGCTGCTGTGCGCGGCGCTCACGCCATTCCTGCTGCTCGGCGTGTTCATGACGACGCGACCGGCGCTCGCCGGTTACGGAGTCGGCTACTGCATCTTTTTCTGCTTCCTGGCCGGCCCGGACAACGTGATCCATTACGACCCGAGCGGCACGATCAACGACGCGATTGCACTGGTGCTGTCGATGCTGGTGGCGTCGATCGCGTTTGCGGTGCTGCTGCCGCCATCCACACCGTGGCTGCGCAACCGCCTGCTCGTCGATCTGCGCCGTCAGGTGGTGCTGGCGAGCCGCGCGGGGCGACGGCGGGTGCGTTCGCGCTTCGAGAGCGGCGCGCGCGATCTGATGTTCCAGATCAACGCGCTCGCGCCGACCGAGCCCGAGTTGAAACGCGACACGTTGCGCTGGCTCTTTTCGGTGCTCGAAGTGGGCAACGCGGTGATCGATCTACGCATGGAGATCGCGGCCCTGCCCGCCGACGCCCGCTACGCGAAGTCGACGCCATGGCGCGTTGCGTTGCGCGCCGTGCGCGATGCACTGATTGCGCTGTTCGACAAGCCGCGCGGCGACCGCCTCGAGCGCGCGCTCGCCGCGACGGACGACGCGATCGCGGCCATGCAACAGATGCTGGCAGCCGTCACGCCGCAGCGTGACGAGCGGCACCGGCTGCAACGCATTCTCAGTCAACTGCATTTCATTCGTACCGCGCTGCTCGATCCGCAATCACCGCTCGAACCGTTGATGAGCGGACGTGCCGACGCGCCAGAAGGAGTTCATCATGCCGCGTGA
- a CDS encoding DUF1656 domain-containing protein, with protein MMPRDIAVFDAYVPAIVLLFIAGAALTWALDRVIAVTGLYRVVWHPSLFRASLLVCVCGVLGLAVYR; from the coding sequence ATCATGCCGCGTGATATTGCCGTTTTCGATGCTTACGTGCCGGCCATCGTGCTGCTGTTTATTGCGGGTGCCGCGCTGACGTGGGCGCTGGATCGCGTGATCGCCGTAACCGGCCTGTATCGCGTGGTGTGGCACCCGTCCCTGTTCCGGGCAAGTTTGCTCGTGTGTGTGTGCGGCGTGCTGGGTCTCGCCGTTTATCGTTGA
- a CDS encoding efflux transporter outer membrane subunit: MQSPVQKGIATSVVLTILLTIAGCANTGGIAPQTTTAEPSSLDVGNAIRAADADAQWPAADWWRAYNDPQLNQWIEAAQADNPTLAAAQARVRQAMSMAGVARSALAPQVNGSLSIQRQKWADNLYYGPGPLAGEQSWNNTGTLGLSYHLDIWGKDKNAAERALDAAHASAADARAAQLELQGNVVRTYIEMSLNYALLDIARQTLQQQQQIVDLANRRLNGGIGTQLEVSQAETPLPEYERQIDAIEEKIALGRNQLAALAGKGPGAGDAIQRPTLSLTAPAGLPSTLPADLIGHRPDVVAARWTVAAQARGIDVAKANFYPDINLLASIGGYAAMGPLFQFLKNPSHSWSAGPALSLPIFDGGRLRSELGAASAGYDVAVENYNQSIVGALKDISDQVIRIRSLATQANDADRSVAAARKNYELSREGYRRGLTDYLNVLIAQNQLLRAQEGVAKIQAERLGAHASLVTALGGGLDEPANGPQPGDTLPAHGKGRVHAPAIPDAATAARNATGATTATAAKNAADATTTTTAATGPAAAAATIPSAAPSPARAVAAE, encoded by the coding sequence GTGCAGTCTCCGGTACAAAAAGGGATCGCTACAAGTGTAGTTCTTACGATCCTATTAACAATCGCCGGCTGTGCAAATACCGGGGGCATCGCGCCGCAGACGACCACTGCCGAACCGTCGTCGCTCGACGTCGGCAACGCGATCCGGGCGGCTGATGCGGACGCGCAATGGCCCGCCGCCGACTGGTGGCGCGCGTACAACGACCCGCAGCTCAATCAGTGGATCGAAGCCGCTCAGGCGGACAACCCGACTCTTGCCGCTGCCCAGGCCCGCGTGCGGCAAGCCATGTCCATGGCGGGCGTCGCGCGTTCGGCACTTGCGCCGCAGGTCAACGGCAGCCTGTCGATCCAGCGCCAGAAGTGGGCCGACAACCTTTACTACGGCCCGGGACCGCTCGCGGGCGAGCAGTCGTGGAACAACACCGGCACGCTGGGTCTGTCGTACCACCTCGACATCTGGGGCAAAGACAAAAATGCGGCGGAGCGCGCGCTCGACGCCGCGCACGCGAGCGCGGCCGATGCACGCGCCGCGCAGCTCGAACTGCAAGGCAATGTGGTGCGTACCTACATCGAGATGTCGCTGAATTACGCGCTGCTCGACATCGCCAGACAGACGCTGCAACAGCAGCAACAGATCGTGGATCTTGCCAACCGTCGTCTGAACGGCGGTATCGGCACGCAACTCGAAGTGAGCCAGGCCGAAACGCCGCTGCCCGAGTACGAGCGCCAGATCGACGCGATCGAGGAAAAGATCGCCCTCGGCCGCAACCAGCTCGCGGCGCTTGCAGGCAAGGGCCCGGGCGCGGGCGACGCGATCCAGCGCCCGACGCTGTCGCTCACCGCGCCCGCCGGCTTGCCGAGCACGCTGCCCGCCGACCTGATCGGCCATCGTCCGGACGTGGTCGCGGCGCGCTGGACGGTGGCGGCGCAGGCGCGTGGCATCGACGTCGCCAAGGCCAATTTCTATCCGGACATCAACCTGCTGGCCTCGATCGGCGGCTACGCGGCAATGGGACCGCTGTTTCAGTTCCTGAAGAATCCGTCGCATAGCTGGAGCGCGGGTCCGGCGCTGTCGCTGCCCATTTTCGACGGTGGCCGCTTACGCTCGGAACTCGGTGCGGCGTCGGCGGGTTATGACGTGGCAGTCGAGAACTACAACCAGTCGATCGTCGGCGCGCTGAAGGACATTTCGGACCAGGTGATCCGCATCCGTTCGCTCGCGACTCAGGCCAACGACGCCGACCGTTCGGTCGCCGCCGCCCGCAAGAACTACGAGCTGTCGCGCGAAGGCTACCGGCGCGGTCTGACCGACTATCTGAACGTGCTGATCGCGCAGAACCAGTTGCTGCGCGCGCAGGAAGGCGTCGCGAAGATCCAGGCGGAACGCCTGGGCGCGCATGCGTCGCTCGTGACTGCGCTGGGCGGCGGACTGGATGAGCCGGCCAACGGTCCTCAGCCGGGCGACACGCTGCCTGCGCACGGAAAAGGCCGGGTCCATGCGCCGGCGATACCCGACGCGGCAACAGCCGCCAGGAACGCAACTGGCGCAACGACGGCAACCGCCGCAAAGAACGCAGCAGACGCAACGACGACGACAACCGCCGCAACCGGACCCGCAGCGGCGGCAGCAACCATACCCTCCGCCGCGCCTTCGCCCGCTCGCGCGGTCGCAGCCGAGTGA
- a CDS encoding YihY family inner membrane protein, giving the protein MLSRVRFDLDTLKRLAQFAAQRSSEDRIAQVAGSLTFTTMLSLVPLATVAFALFTAFPIFASFQTSLQIFLADHLMPPQLNSQIFNYLNQFASKAKGLTTIGMIFLFVTAVMTMMTVESAFNVIWRVRKARPIAQRILVYWAIITLGPILIGVSLSISSYLFTQSMTFTAAQRMTPLIEWALAGAALPLTAVAFTILYVYLPNCRVEWRDAVIGGVAAAVAFELAKRGFGYYVRRIPTYTAVYGAFAAVPLFLLWMYLCWFITLAGAMIASALPAIRIGQFHRPIFEGSNLFDSLELLARLAEARDAGKPGYTVQDLSRMLRRDMGTTVHLLDKLEEIEWIARLQEEGRRPQFLLLANPAQITVQHLFDLFVIDRAELTYQLELDSTRVDGATLLAALENDRLKVTLAMLLAARAASRAASAEQSESGASSMPHQTA; this is encoded by the coding sequence TTGTTGTCCAGAGTGCGCTTCGACCTCGACACGCTCAAACGCCTTGCGCAATTTGCCGCGCAGCGCAGCAGCGAAGACCGCATTGCGCAGGTCGCCGGCAGCCTGACCTTCACCACCATGCTTTCGCTCGTGCCGCTCGCCACGGTGGCGTTCGCGCTGTTCACCGCGTTCCCGATTTTCGCTTCGTTCCAGACGTCGTTGCAGATTTTTCTCGCCGACCATCTGATGCCCCCGCAGCTCAACAGTCAGATCTTCAACTACCTGAACCAGTTCGCATCGAAAGCGAAGGGTCTCACCACGATCGGCATGATCTTTCTGTTCGTCACCGCGGTGATGACCATGATGACAGTCGAATCCGCGTTTAATGTGATCTGGCGCGTGCGTAAGGCGCGGCCCATCGCGCAGCGCATTCTGGTCTACTGGGCAATCATCACGCTCGGTCCCATTCTGATTGGCGTCAGCCTGTCGATCTCTTCGTATCTGTTCACGCAGTCCATGACGTTCACGGCGGCCCAGCGCATGACGCCGCTGATCGAGTGGGCGCTCGCGGGCGCTGCATTGCCGTTGACGGCCGTCGCTTTCACGATTCTCTATGTGTACCTGCCGAACTGCCGCGTGGAGTGGCGCGACGCGGTGATTGGCGGCGTGGCCGCAGCGGTCGCGTTCGAACTCGCGAAGCGCGGCTTCGGCTATTACGTGCGCCGCATTCCCACCTACACGGCGGTGTATGGCGCGTTCGCGGCCGTGCCGCTCTTCCTGCTGTGGATGTACCTGTGCTGGTTCATCACGCTGGCGGGCGCCATGATCGCCTCCGCGTTACCGGCAATCCGCATCGGCCAGTTTCACCGGCCCATTTTCGAGGGCAGCAATCTGTTCGACTCGCTGGAACTGCTCGCGCGGCTCGCGGAAGCACGCGACGCGGGCAAGCCGGGCTACACGGTGCAGGATCTTTCGCGCATGCTTCGACGCGATATGGGCACCACCGTTCATCTTCTGGATAAGCTCGAGGAGATCGAATGGATTGCGCGGCTGCAGGAAGAGGGCAGGCGCCCGCAATTCCTGCTGCTGGCCAACCCTGCGCAGATTACGGTTCAGCACCTGTTCGACCTGTTCGTGATCGATCGCGCGGAGCTGACTTATCAGCTTGAACTGGACTCCACTCGCGTAGACGGGGCGACGCTGCTCGCGGCGCTCGAAAACGACAGGCTGAAGGTGACGCTTGCCATGCTGCTCGCGGCGCGCGCTGCTTCGCGTGCCGCGAGTGCCGAGCAGAGCGAAAGCGGCGCTTCGTCGATGCCGCATCAGACGGCTTAA
- the wrbA gene encoding NAD(P)H:quinone oxidoreductase — protein sequence MKDILVLYYSRHGATRELALAIAHGVDSVPGMQARVRTVPPVSTVCEAVQPDIPAEGPPYVELRDLEECAGLALGSPTRFGNMAASLKYFLDGTTPQWLSGALSGKPACVFTSTGSLHGGQESTLLSMMLPLLHHGMLIVGIPYTESVLSTTQTGGTPYGASHFARADSAGQGISADERTLALALGARVARTAASLSERP from the coding sequence ATGAAAGACATTCTCGTGCTCTACTACAGCCGTCACGGCGCCACGCGCGAGCTTGCGCTCGCGATCGCGCACGGCGTCGACAGCGTGCCCGGCATGCAGGCGCGCGTGCGCACCGTGCCGCCGGTGTCCACCGTCTGCGAAGCGGTTCAGCCGGACATTCCCGCCGAAGGTCCGCCCTACGTCGAACTGCGCGATCTGGAAGAATGCGCGGGCCTCGCGCTCGGTTCGCCCACGCGCTTTGGCAACATGGCCGCATCGCTCAAATATTTTCTCGACGGCACCACGCCGCAGTGGCTTTCCGGTGCGCTGTCCGGCAAGCCGGCCTGCGTGTTCACGTCCACCGGCAGTCTGCACGGCGGCCAGGAATCCACGCTGCTGTCCATGATGCTGCCGCTCCTGCATCATGGCATGCTGATCGTCGGCATTCCGTACACCGAGAGCGTGCTGTCCACCACGCAAACCGGCGGTACGCCTTACGGCGCGTCCCATTTCGCGCGTGCGGACAGCGCCGGGCAAGGCATCTCCGCCGACGAAAGAACGCTCGCGCTTGCGCTCGGCGCACGCGTCGCGCGCACGGCGGCCTCGTTGAGCGAGCGGCCGTGA
- a CDS encoding metallophosphoesterase, which produces MKIRVLSDLHLENDEPELVPHAPADLIVLAGDIHNHAAGPRWAAQTFDGTVPVIYVPGNHEYYDGEFGALEAAMHDAAEQVDNVHVLNNAALVDPQGRWRVLGTTLWTDFALFGAQAEAVAESVEAASKVMLDFHGVIQMHWPNTTHDAPRHFTPADSLALHRQARTWLAGELAKPFGGKTIVVTHHAPHRLSLAERYAEDRVSAGFVNHLPELVRAPVDLWIHGHTHTSFDYTVHGTRVVCNPRGYFDRRTRQWENPQFAWDKVVEI; this is translated from the coding sequence GTGAAGATTCGAGTGTTGTCCGACCTGCATCTGGAGAACGACGAGCCGGAGCTGGTCCCGCACGCGCCGGCCGATCTGATCGTGCTGGCGGGCGACATCCACAATCATGCGGCCGGACCGCGCTGGGCGGCGCAGACTTTCGACGGCACCGTGCCGGTCATTTATGTGCCGGGGAACCACGAGTATTACGACGGCGAATTCGGCGCGCTAGAAGCCGCGATGCACGACGCGGCCGAACAGGTCGACAACGTACACGTGCTGAATAATGCCGCGCTCGTCGATCCGCAGGGCCGCTGGCGCGTGCTCGGCACGACGCTGTGGACGGACTTCGCGTTATTCGGAGCGCAAGCGGAAGCTGTCGCTGAATCGGTGGAAGCGGCGAGCAAGGTCATGCTCGACTTTCACGGTGTCATTCAGATGCATTGGCCGAACACGACTCACGACGCACCGCGTCACTTCACGCCTGCCGACTCACTCGCATTGCATCGCCAGGCGCGCACGTGGCTCGCAGGGGAGCTGGCCAAACCGTTCGGCGGCAAAACGATCGTCGTTACGCATCACGCACCGCATCGGCTGAGTCTGGCCGAGCGCTATGCTGAAGACCGCGTGTCGGCGGGCTTCGTCAATCACCTGCCGGAACTGGTGCGCGCGCCCGTCGACCTGTGGATTCACGGCCATACGCATACGTCGTTCGACTACACCGTGCACGGCACGCGCGTGGTGTGCAATCCGCGCGGCTACTTCGACCGGCGCACCCGCCAGTGGGAAAATCCGCAGTTTGCGTGGGACAAGGTGGTCGAAATCTGA
- a CDS encoding FAD-binding oxidoreductase, giving the protein MTDADFLTACRDAIGAAHVLTDPHDTAPYLTDWRRRYTGAACAVLCPATSAEVAALVKLAVAHRVALVPQGGNTGLAGGATPDASGTQAVISLRRLNRVRDIDPHNNTITVEAGVILADVQKRAEEANRLFPLSLAAEGSCSIGGNLATNAGGTGVLRYGNTRELCLGLEVVTPQGELWDGLRGLRKDNTGYDLRDLFIGAEGTLGIITASVLKLHPQPAARVTALAALASPHAALDFLSLTQSIAGPLLTGFELMSDFCLRLVGRHFEQMRYPFAEPHAQIVLLELSDSESEQHARALFERLMENALESGLVQDAVVAENLAQSRAFWNLREHIPLAQAEEGLNIKHDIAVPISRIGHFIEETDAAIVQAVPGVRMVTFGHLGDGNLHYNVQAPEGVDAKAFLEQYQSSINQLVYDSVHRHRGSISAEHGLGQLKIDEAMHYKQNVEVQLMRAVKHALDPLNLMNPGKVLR; this is encoded by the coding sequence ATGACCGACGCCGACTTCCTCACCGCCTGCCGCGACGCTATCGGCGCCGCCCATGTACTCACCGATCCGCACGACACCGCGCCCTATCTCACGGACTGGCGCCGCCGTTACACCGGCGCCGCATGCGCCGTGCTGTGCCCCGCGACGTCCGCCGAAGTCGCAGCGCTCGTCAAACTGGCCGTCGCGCATCGCGTTGCGCTCGTCCCGCAAGGGGGCAACACCGGCCTTGCCGGCGGCGCCACGCCTGACGCGAGCGGCACTCAGGCCGTCATCAGCTTGCGGCGGCTGAATCGCGTGCGCGATATCGATCCGCACAACAACACGATTACCGTTGAAGCCGGCGTGATTCTCGCCGACGTGCAAAAGCGCGCCGAGGAAGCCAACCGGCTGTTCCCGTTGAGTCTCGCCGCGGAGGGCAGCTGCTCGATCGGCGGCAATCTCGCGACCAACGCCGGCGGCACCGGCGTTCTGCGCTACGGCAACACACGCGAGCTGTGCCTCGGCCTCGAAGTGGTCACGCCGCAAGGCGAGCTGTGGGACGGCCTGCGCGGGCTGCGCAAGGACAACACCGGCTACGATCTGCGCGACCTGTTCATCGGCGCGGAAGGCACGCTCGGCATCATCACGGCGTCCGTGCTGAAGCTGCATCCGCAGCCGGCTGCGCGCGTGACGGCGCTCGCCGCGCTCGCGTCGCCGCACGCGGCGCTCGACTTTCTGTCGCTCACACAAAGCATCGCCGGACCGCTTCTGACCGGTTTCGAGCTGATGTCCGATTTCTGCCTGCGTCTCGTCGGCCGCCATTTCGAGCAGATGCGCTATCCGTTTGCCGAGCCGCATGCGCAGATCGTGCTGCTTGAACTGTCCGACAGCGAGAGCGAGCAGCACGCGCGTGCGCTGTTCGAGCGGTTGATGGAAAACGCGCTGGAAAGCGGGCTCGTGCAGGACGCGGTCGTCGCGGAAAATCTCGCGCAGTCGCGCGCGTTCTGGAATCTGCGCGAGCACATACCGCTTGCGCAGGCCGAAGAAGGTCTGAACATCAAGCACGATATCGCGGTGCCAATCTCACGCATCGGCCACTTCATCGAAGAAACGGACGCCGCCATCGTGCAAGCGGTGCCGGGCGTGCGCATGGTCACGTTCGGCCATCTCGGCGACGGCAATCTGCATTACAACGTGCAGGCGCCGGAAGGCGTCGACGCAAAGGCATTTCTCGAGCAGTACCAGAGTTCCATCAACCAGCTCGTGTACGACAGCGTGCATCGGCACCGCGGCAGCATCAGTGCGGAGCACGGCCTTGGGCAACTCAAGATCGACGAGGCCATGCACTACAAACAGAACGTGGAAGTGCAGTTGATGCGCGCCGTCAAACACGCGCTGGACCCGCTGAACCTGATGAATCCCGGCAAGGTGCTACGCTGA
- a CDS encoding LysR family transcriptional regulator — MDTLQNMRVFVRVVEAGSFTGAAQHLNTTTAYASRAVSDLEAHLRTRLLNRTTRRIALTEAGERYLQRCEQILAYVDQAEAEASDAHARPSGKLKVHAMTSFGQHYVVPAVGRYQERYPDVHIELTLAQRMPDLLDEGFDVSLTLATGLPDSGLVSQRLGSAFSIACASPKYLERHGAPQTPADLIQHTCLQMVTPVFPTDKWTFDGPNGEETVMLGATTFQVNVAEAMAVAVSSGMGVGLIPIYSAISGLRNGELVWLLPEYTSQEMNLYALYPSRQYLDAKIRTWVEFLRDELPATLAVDQQELRQFARA, encoded by the coding sequence ATGGATACGCTCCAGAACATGCGCGTTTTTGTCCGCGTAGTCGAAGCAGGCAGCTTTACAGGTGCCGCGCAACACCTGAATACGACCACGGCTTACGCATCGCGCGCCGTGTCCGATCTGGAAGCGCATCTGCGGACCCGCCTGCTGAACCGCACCACGCGCCGCATTGCGCTGACGGAGGCGGGCGAACGATACCTTCAGCGCTGCGAGCAGATCCTCGCGTACGTGGACCAGGCCGAAGCGGAGGCCAGCGACGCGCATGCGCGCCCGTCCGGCAAACTGAAAGTTCACGCCATGACGAGCTTCGGCCAGCACTATGTGGTGCCTGCGGTTGGTCGTTACCAGGAGCGTTATCCGGACGTGCATATCGAACTGACGCTTGCGCAGCGTATGCCCGATCTACTCGACGAAGGTTTTGACGTATCACTGACGCTCGCCACCGGTCTGCCGGACTCGGGTCTGGTATCACAACGGCTCGGCAGCGCGTTTAGCATCGCGTGCGCGTCGCCGAAATATCTGGAGCGACATGGCGCGCCGCAAACGCCCGCGGATTTGATCCAGCACACGTGTCTGCAAATGGTCACGCCGGTCTTCCCAACCGACAAATGGACTTTCGACGGCCCGAACGGCGAAGAAACCGTCATGCTCGGCGCGACCACGTTTCAGGTGAATGTCGCCGAAGCGATGGCAGTGGCGGTGAGCAGCGGGATGGGCGTCGGCCTCATTCCGATTTATTCGGCGATCAGCGGTTTGCGAAACGGCGAACTCGTGTGGCTGTTGCCCGAGTACACGTCGCAGGAAATGAATCTGTACGCGCTGTACCCATCGCGTCAGTATCTGGACGCAAAAATTCGTACCTGGGTGGAATTCCTGCGTGACGAATTGCCGGCGACGCTCGCCGTGGATCAACAGGAATTGCGGCAGTTCGCGCGCGCCTGA